In a single window of the Methanolobus psychrophilus R15 genome:
- a CDS encoding SSU ribosomal protein S17E — MGNIRQNNIKTISLRLVDKYSDSFTGDFDANKLLVTKYTTIESKVIRNRVAGYVTRKITHKPKE, encoded by the coding sequence ATGGGAAATATTAGACAGAACAACATCAAGACTATCTCACTACGCTTAGTTGACAAGTATAGCGACTCCTTTACAGGGGACTTTGACGCAAACAAGCTCCTTGTAACAAAGTACACCACCATAGAGAGTAAAGTTATCAGGAACCGTGTTGCAGGTTACGTGACAAGAAAGATCACACACAAGCCCAAAGAGTAA
- a CDS encoding dihydrodipicolinate synthase, with protein sequence MFEGVLPALVTPFSKDNTIDSESFRKIVTFVEEGGVSGIVACGTTGESATLAMAEHKQLINLSMDCANVPVIAGTGSNNTVEAVELTRHAADAGADAALVISPYYNKSNKAGLLAHFKTIADSADIPIILYNVPSRTGQDVSAEIIAELAKVGNIVAVKEASGSVEKVSRILELTADEDFEVLSGEDGLTLPIISLGGVGVISVVANVVPGMMVKLVEAARKGDLKTAREMHFRMAPLTRALFSETNPIPVKRAVELMGLARGDLRLPLAQLSEGNDMILKNVLRELGCIA encoded by the coding sequence ATGTTCGAAGGAGTTTTACCTGCGCTTGTAACCCCATTCTCAAAGGACAATACAATTGACTCCGAAAGTTTCCGGAAGATTGTCACATTTGTTGAAGAAGGCGGTGTTTCAGGTATTGTGGCCTGTGGCACAACTGGCGAGTCGGCAACCCTCGCGATGGCGGAGCATAAACAGCTCATTAACCTTTCCATGGATTGCGCCAATGTCCCGGTAATCGCCGGCACGGGTTCCAACAACACGGTCGAAGCTGTCGAACTGACAAGGCATGCGGCAGATGCAGGGGCCGATGCGGCTCTTGTAATCTCCCCCTATTACAACAAGTCCAATAAAGCAGGGCTTCTTGCTCATTTTAAGACTATTGCGGATTCCGCTGATATTCCTATCATTCTGTATAATGTACCCTCCCGCACCGGACAGGATGTTTCGGCAGAGATCATAGCCGAACTTGCAAAGGTGGGCAACATCGTAGCTGTCAAGGAAGCAAGCGGAAGTGTCGAGAAGGTTTCTCGTATCCTTGAGCTGACTGCGGATGAGGACTTTGAAGTCCTTTCCGGCGAGGATGGTCTGACACTGCCAATTATATCTCTTGGCGGTGTCGGTGTTATCTCGGTGGTCGCGAACGTTGTTCCGGGGATGATGGTAAAGCTCGTGGAAGCAGCCCGCAAGGGCGATCTGAAGACTGCAAGGGAAATGCACTTCAGGATGGCGCCACTCACACGTGCCCTGTTCTCAGAGACAAATCCTATCCCTGTTAAGCGTGCTGTGGAACTCATGGGTCTTGCAAGAGGGGATCTAAGGCTGCCGCTGGCGCAACTAAGCGAAGGGAATGACATGATCCTGAAAAACGTACTTCGTGAACTCGGGTGTATAGCATGA
- a CDS encoding DNA-directed DNA polymerase — MHVDMDSFYSSVEVREQPELKGLPVVVGSDPKGGKGRGVVSTCSYEARKFGIHSAMPISRAYRLCPGAIYLPVNMSLYKETSDNIMEILRIFADRFQQVSVDEAYLDVGDSIEDYLSATLLARKIKCEVLSKQGLTCSIGVAPNKVIAKIASDINKPDGLTVVRPEETESFLHPLCVSRIPGIGKKTQPLLKEIGIDTIGQLATADVQLLISRFGKYGLVMHQLANGIDPRQVKEKEEVKSISTEDTFDEDISDPGLIKSVFCELAEKVHTELTKKKFRFRTVGIRVRFDDFRTYTRAKTLHAATTDKMSITKVAVELMEEFMGRGRFRLLGVGVSKLEKIDERQTFLSDFL; from the coding sequence ATGCATGTGGATATGGACAGTTTTTATTCTTCCGTTGAGGTAAGGGAGCAGCCTGAACTTAAGGGTTTGCCTGTGGTCGTAGGCTCCGATCCAAAAGGAGGGAAAGGAAGAGGAGTTGTCAGCACCTGTTCATATGAAGCCCGAAAATTCGGAATCCATTCAGCAATGCCCATATCCAGAGCCTACAGGCTCTGCCCTGGGGCCATCTACCTGCCTGTTAATATGAGTCTTTACAAAGAAACATCGGACAACATAATGGAAATACTGCGTATATTTGCAGACAGGTTCCAGCAGGTCAGCGTTGATGAGGCCTACCTGGATGTAGGGGACAGCATAGAGGATTACCTGTCAGCTACCCTGCTTGCGCGAAAAATCAAGTGCGAGGTGCTTTCTAAGCAGGGCCTGACCTGTTCTATTGGGGTCGCACCCAATAAGGTCATTGCCAAAATAGCTTCCGATATCAACAAGCCCGACGGACTGACGGTTGTAAGACCTGAGGAAACAGAAAGTTTCCTCCATCCCCTTTGCGTGTCCAGAATACCCGGGATTGGAAAAAAGACGCAACCATTATTGAAAGAGATTGGTATAGACACGATAGGACAGCTTGCAACAGCTGATGTGCAGCTCCTGATATCACGTTTCGGGAAATATGGCCTTGTAATGCACCAGCTTGCAAACGGCATTGATCCCAGGCAAGTAAAAGAGAAGGAAGAGGTAAAGTCCATCAGTACAGAGGATACCTTTGACGAAGACATTTCCGATCCTGGACTAATAAAAAGCGTGTTCTGTGAGCTTGCTGAGAAAGTGCATACCGAACTTACAAAAAAGAAGTTTCGCTTCAGGACGGTTGGCATAAGGGTCCGCTTTGATGATTTCAGGACCTATACAAGAGCTAAGACCCTGCATGCAGCAACGACCGATAAGATGTCAATAACAAAAGTGGCTGTTGAGCTGATGGAAGAGTTCATGGGCCGTGGCAGGTTCAGGTTGCTTGGGGTGGGGGTCAGCAAACTCGAAAAAATCGATGAGAGGCAGACATTCCTGAGCGATTTTTTATGA